The Gammaproteobacteria bacterium genome segment TAGACGCCGGACTTCATATTGCCTTCGTTGAACAACTTCTCACCCTTCTTAGCCCAGATCCGGCGTTGACCGGGACCAGAGGGTCCTTCGCCATCTTCTTGCTTGCTTTCGGTAGGCCGCGATGTCCTTGGCGTATTCCACGCTCGCCACCGTCGCCGCCATGCCGGCCATGATGTCGTTATTGGCGCGTACGCCGTTCTGGAAATCTGACCGCTTTACGATGTACGCCCTGCATACTGGCCCGCCCAGGTACTTGCTTACGGAAAATCAGCGGCCGGACTGTTGCCGTCCCCGCCGTGACAGCCGCGCACAGGGCAGACTTAAGCTTCACCTGCGGCGGCATCACCGCCCTCGAACGCGGCGAAAGCACTCCCGCGCCCAGCGACATTACCACCCGCCACACCCCACCGAACATCACCGCGCATCTTGGCCGAAATCCAATATAGTTGTACCCGCCTAATTTGCGAGACGATTGGACCGGTATCCTCTGTCGGGACACTTCTGCCATAACCCTTGACGAGAATAGGACCCTCCGAGAGCCTCGAGGATAACACAATCATTTCCCATGAAAAAACGTTGCCGGGCCAAAGGTGATTCTCCCGCACGGGAGACATGCGGGCTCCCCCCGCAGCAGGCCTTTTCGACAGTCAAATATTTAAAAAGTCAGCAAGTTGCGCCGACACGGCGGCACATACAGGCAGCGAAGCTCCCTGTATCAGGCGACGGCCGGGAAGCGATCCGTTCAGCCGCGGGAGGCCCCGGCGAACCTCGACCGGACGAGGACGACGACCGCCGATACGATCAGGCCGAACACGATACCGAGGATGATGATCGGTACACGCCTGGGTGAGGAGTATTCCTGCGGGGGGACGGAGGGATCGATCACCCTGAAGGCGTACTCGTCGAAACGATTTCGCCACCATGATCTTCCTGATCTTCGACTCGATGAGCTGGTAGATCGCCTGCTGCATCCTCGACGAGGCTCGTCTCGGCCAGCTGCTCCTTCCAGGTGGGAGATACTCGTTCTCCGCCTCGCGGATCGCCTCTGCGCGCCGTTCCGCGTTGATGCGCTACACCAGTCGGTTGGCCCACAGCGCCGCGGAGTCAGGATCCCGCCATTCGAGTGCCAGCGTCACCAGACCCGTCTTGACGTCCTTGTTCACGAACCGCACATTGCGATCGAACAGCCGGTAGGCATCCCCACGCCGTGGGCGGCTCTTCACCCTCCTTCCACCCTTGCGCGCGGCATCCCAGCGATCGGCGTACAGGACAGGCATGAGTTTCTCTTCCTGATGAAGGCATCGGCGGTAAGAACGCGCGATGACGTAGCCAGCGCCTCCGGCGAATCGCCGCCGCTGCCGCCGCCCAGCCGATACCGGCAAAACCCTCCAGCGCGCCGAACTGCAGGATGGGACTGGCCGACTTGTCGGAGCTTTCGACGGGGGCGAGCAGGGTCTCGGCCCGATACACCGGGGTCATCAGGAATGCGACAGCCACCGCAGCGGCGATGCACACCGACGTGATGGCGCCGATCACCCGCGGCCGGCGGCGAGGGCGCGCCAGATATCGGCGAGGTCGATCTCCTCGTCATCGTTGCGGTAGAGGCCGGGCGGCGGAAAGCGTTGGGGGGTTTTGTCGTCCATCAAGCCGCGTCCAGAGTATGTCGCCGCGCGCCCGGAGCCCTGCGACCAGGGCGGACCGGGGATCAGAATACGCCGACGACGTCCAGGCTGGCGCGAGTGAGTGCGAGCTGGTACAGGATCTGGCTGACGCTCGTGATCGGCTTGAGGCCCGCTGGGACGTTTCAAGCTTCATGGGCACCACGACCGTGTCGCCCGGTCCCATGACGATGCCCCCGTCGAGCCAGCCGCCGTCGGGACTCACCGATCCATCGGCATGGACCACGTAGATCGCCTTCTTGTTTCCGCTCTCGGTGACGTTGCCGCTGAGGCGGATATAGTCATCGCGATCGGCTTCGGATTATAAAGGTGCGACGTCGGGTTGTATACTTCGCCGATCACGGTCACTTCCCCGGGCTTCTGCGGGATATACAGCCGGTCGCCCGTGTTGACGACGATGTCGTAGCCCTCGTCGCGCAACAACTGCTCCAGATCGATCACCATGCGGCCCGTCGCCTGCGCGGCGTGGATCTGCCTGAGCAGAAGCTCGCCTTCGACGGTGGATTTCTCGTCCTCCTCCGGCGCGACCTTCGCCAGTTCGTGCTCGAGCCTGACCGCAAGCTGGTCGATGGATTCCTGTTCGCGCAGGCGCGCCGATTCGCGCAGGAACACCGCGGCGCGGGGATAGCCTCCGGCGTCAATCCGCCCGCGCGGCGGATGACCTCGGACAGCCTGTCTCCGCGCGCCACCGGGTAGTTGCCCGGAAAGCGCACCTCGCCCTTAGGCTCGATCATCCCCGCCTCGTCCCAGCTCGGAATGCGCCGTGCGACCACCTGGTCGTAGGCGGCCGGGCACCATGTCCTCCGAGACGGCGCCGTCCAGCACCGCGGCGAGATCGATGTCATGGCGCGACATTTCGCGGCGCTCGCCCTCGACGACGCTGTGACCGGTCAGCTCCAGCGCGAGCGTATGGGCGCGATCCGTCAGCCCGCCCGCCGCGCGCAGCAGATCGCTCACCTTCATCCCGGGGGTAAGGGGATACTGTCCCGGGTAATGCACCGTGCCGTCGATCTTGACAATGTGCAGCGGTCTTCCCGGCGAGGATTGCCTCTCGGTCATCACCAGCAGCGGCCGGATCGCCGCGCTGCGGTCCTCGTCGAGCGCGAAGACCCGGACCTCATCCTCCGACTGCAGCTCGGGGTCGTCCGCCGGATTCGCGTCCTGCAGCGCCGCCGCGAGGTCGGCATCGATGAACTGGATGTCGCGGCTGGCCGGATCCCGGCGCACGATGAGCTGATACTGCGCGTCCGCCCTGGGCTGCAGTTCCGCCATGGACGGCAGGAGATCCGTCAGGCGCATGCCGGGGAACCATTGATATTCGCCAGGCCGGTTGACGTGCCCCGTCAGGGACACAGCGTGCGCGACCCGGTCCAGGACGGAGACAATCCTGACCACGTCTCCGTCCTGCAGCGCGGTCGGCCTTCCTGCCGGCTGCATCAGATCGATGTCGAGCAGGACCCTCCGGTGATCGGCGCCGATACGTTCGATCCGCGCCTTTCTCGGATACGCCTCCGGCAGAAGTCCTCCCTACCAGATCGATCAGGTCCCCCACGGTATTCTCATCCTTCAGCTCATAGATGGCGGGGCGGCGCACCTGGCCGGCGATCCCGGCCTGCCTCCCGGCCGGCGCCACGAAAATCACGTCGCCCGGCAGCAGCCGGGCGTCACCGCTCGTATCGCCGCGCAGCAGCAGATCGTAGAGATCGAGCCTGGATACGAGCCTGCCGCTCCGTTTGAGCTGGATATCGCGCAGGCTGCCGAACGGCTTGACGCCGCCGCTCACGAACAGGGCGTTGGTCAGTGTGGACATCCCGCTCACCAGGTACGAGCCGGGAGTCTCCGCATCGCCCAGCACGAAGACACGGATGGAACGGATGCGGCCCAGCGTCACGGAGGCTGTCACGCCGCTGAGCTGGCGCTGCACGCGACCCTGTACCTCGTCCTGCATCCTGGAAAAGCTGAGCCCCGCGACCGACAGCAGGCCGATGCCGGAAACAGCAGCGCACCATCGCGGGTGACGGTCAATTCATGCAGGCTGTTATCCTTGCCGAAGAGCTGGACGATCACGCTGTCGCCCGGACCGATGACATAATCGGCGGGCACCGGGATATTGCCGGCGGGGGCGAAGGTGCTGGGGGCGCTGCGGAACAGATCCAGACCGAACTGTCTCAGCTCGGGTTCGACCGGCAGCAACTGCAGGGAAACCACACGCCCCGCGAGCGCGGGCTCGACCGACAGGCGTTCGACCGCTTCCCGCTCGCTCAACCCCGCGAGCATGATGCGCCCTGCGTCCGGCAGCACGATCGCCCTCGCATGATCCAGCAGGTAGAGTCGTTTCTCCGTGGCAGGAAGTCGATCTGGCGAGGCCGGCGGCGTTTGCAGGCCCAGCAGTAGCGTATCGCCGGCGCGAAGGCGCAAGGCGCCGGTTTCGACGCGCCCGTCAGGCGCGGGCGGCACACTTTCGGTCTGTAACGGCGCGGGCATCTCCACCGCCACCGCAGGCTCGGGTTGCGCTCCGAGGGCGCGCACCGCCGCCTGGCGCTGCTCCGGGGACATCTGCTGGAACTGCTGCTTAAACTGCTCCGCACCGGGAAGGCCTTCGGCGGCCTGCCCCAGCGCTGCGCACAGACACAGAATGGCAATCACGAGTATGCGCATGCAAGACCGTCGATCGATCATTTCACCCTCATTACATCCCTTACGGCTCGCCCGCGCACCGGCACCAGACGATCCGCGGCACGAACAGGGAGTCTAAGCGGTAATCACCGCGAAACAATAGCAGATCCGCCTGTTTATGGCCCAGCATCCGCCGCACGGCGCATTCCACCGCGAAGCTTCAAGGCAGGAATCACTGCAAAACAGGATTCAGGTCATGCCCGCGCGCACGGGAATGAAGTATTTCTCAGGCCTGCCCTGAATTCTGCAGCGTGGATTTTATCAGGTCGCAGGTCTTCTGCAGGTCGCTGGTGACAAGTTCCAGGCAGCGGCTGTGTCCCGCCACCTTGACCGCCGCATCCAGTCCGTAGCGGTCGTGTGCCAGCGGGTTCAGGCGTTGCTGTAGATCCTCGCGCCGGCCTCGCCCCTGGAGATCGGACTCACCCGCGGCGCGCCGATCTCCAGGTCGTAACCCAGGAAGAAGATCGCCTCGAGCGGCGCCGGTTCCCGGCACAACTCGCCCGGAAACGACTCCACCGGGACATGCAGCGTGTAGGAGGTCTGCAGGGTCTCCGCGGGCAGGCCGAAGGGATCGGGCGGGACCGCCTTCAGGCACAGCGCGTGGGGATACGGATGGACCCGCAGGGTCTCAGTATGAATCGGGGCGAGCTCGTCGCTCAGATAATGGAAGCCGTTGTTGATCAGCGCCCAGGTGGTGGTCGACTTGCCGCTGCCCGAGGGGGCTACCAGGATCAGTACGCGCCCGCCGAACTCGAGCGCCGCCGCGTGCATGAAGAGCAGATCCTGGCGCCGCTTCTGCACCTCCATGGTCATGTGCTTCTCGAAGAAGTAGAGCAGCTCGTATTCGTCCTCCGCCGCCTCGGCTGGCTGGCCGTTGAACCGGAGTTCGAAGCGCGGAGCGTCCAGGGGATGGATGATGTACTCGAGATCCGGCTCGATGTCCGAGTCGGTGACAAAGGCGCTGTAACCCTTCAGCAGCAGCTTATAAGAATAAGGGTCCGCACAGCGGACCCTTATCTCAACCCCCAGGATGTGAAACCGGAGTGTGTTCAAATGTCAGAAACAAGCGTGCAGAGTGGGTTCAGCACGATATATGAGACCTTAATCGTTGCCCCGACTTCTGCCTCTTGATCTGGAATTGCTATTGTTGTTGCGCTTGTTCTTGTTATTGTCGTAACCCATGTCCTTGTCCTTGCTCTTGTATCCGACCTTCTCGTAGTCCTTGTCTTTTTTGTCCT includes the following:
- a CDS encoding SLBB domain-containing protein; its protein translation is MIEPKGEVRFPGNYPVARGDRLSEVIRRAGGLTPEAIPAPRCSCANRRACANRNPSTSLRSGSSTNWRRSRRRRTRNPPSKASFCSGRSTPRRRRAAW
- a CDS encoding SLBB domain-containing protein, with translation MSLTGHVNRPGEYQWFPGMRLTDLLPSMAELQPRADAQYQLIVRRDPASRDIQFIDADLAAALQDANPADDPELQSEDEVRVFALDEDRSAAIRPLLVMTERQSSPGRPLHIVKIDGTVHYPGQYPLTPGMKVSDLLRAAGGLTDRAHTLALELTGHSVVEGERREMSRHDIDLAAVLDGAVSEDMVPGRLRPGGRTAHSELGRGGDDRA
- a CDS encoding polysaccharide biosynthesis/export family protein, which gives rise to MRILVIAILCLCAALGQAAEGLPGAEQFKQQFQQMSPEQRQAAVRALGAQPEPAVAVEMPAPLQTESVPPAPDGRVETGALRLRAGDTLLLGLQTPPASPDRLPATEKRLYLLDHARAIVLPDAGRIMLAGLSEREAVERLSVEPALAGRVVSLQLLPVEPELRQFGLDLFRSAPSTFAPAGNIPVPADYVIGPGDSVIVQLFGKDNSLHELTVTRDGALLFPASACCRSRGSAFPGCRTRYRVACSASSAA